The following nucleotide sequence is from Bombus huntii isolate Logan2020A chromosome 17, iyBomHunt1.1, whole genome shotgun sequence.
cggcttctattgggaatgttgcggaagtggcgtctaggtatttaaccatgaattgtctattggttaggtatgattttaggatggagaagtaggggtggggtaggatctttttaagtttgtagagtagcccttcatgccatactttatcgaatgcctgttggatgtctaggaaaaccgctgagcaatattctttcttttcgagtgtttggctgatcgtatgagttaagcggtggatttgctctactgtagaatgatgttttcggaagccgaattggtgatctgggagtgttttcaagttctctaggattggaaggagtcggttcgtgagcatcttctcgaatagtttggacagggtaggtaaaagactgattgggcgataggagcaggtttcgtgtatcggtttaccgggtttagagatgagggtaatcaatgagattttccaagccttaggatagtgttccaggcgaaggatagcattaaaaatcgatgtgatgagtgctatcccttttgtgggaagttccttgattgctctattgcctattaggtcgtgtcctgctgctttcttggggtttaggcgactgattgtttctatggtctcagcagaggagaagggttcgataggagggaacatttggaagggggtgtgtaggtattcagtaacgtccgcgacggcttggggggaatggggtttgaatacttttgacaagtgttttgcaaacaggtcggctttttctatagggcttcgcgcccatccaccttgcgggcggcggataggtgggattatttgtggggggcgtgtgagtttcctggaggccttccatagtgagtagttggcgtcggctgtgggcgataagctggcgaggtatttctggaagcagtcgtttttatagtttgttaaggttctggatagctttctagttgcgttgttaagtttgcgtttgtcctccggtgttctgtgggtctgccatactcttcttagtctacgtttttctgctattttttttagtatgtattgtggatattcttgtttgctgttagttggctttgtcggtgtggagaggcggattgcgtttattatgctcgtgtttaagtattccctggctgcttcgatatcttcctttgtttttagtggggtgaaggctgaggttgagtgtgtaaagacttctctgaagagctgccagttggtgtgttggttgtgaatggagccattaggtgtactctcgatgattgttgaactgactgttgctatcacgggagaatgatcagaggagagatcagccgaggagttgatctggacgtgtcttgatgggatatttttagttatgaagaagtcgagaaggtcgggtattttgttggtgtcagtgggccagtatgtgggttcgtatgtggtgaggtagttgaggttgttgtttattatgctgtttaagaggtttttgcctcttgctgtaaccagtctgctgccccattggatgtgcttggcgttatagtctcctccaactatgaatctgttgcccagggtgtccaggaagttatcaaagtcttctttggcgatggagtgtctgggagggcagtatactgctgaggtggtgattgagccatgacagtcttctattgctacgtttgttgcttggaggtagtctttctggaatggtgggagttcgtagtgcttaatacttgctttgattattattccggtgccaccgtgggcctttccgctggggtgttgggtatggtagaatttgtaaccatttattttcaggtagctcttatcggtgaagtgggtttccgatacgagcattacgtcgatttgctggtgttttaagaagagttctagttcacgtttgtgttgcgctagaccgttggcgttccagagagctatgcgccttggttttattttgagtcggggcgtggtaatttttccacgatgagtgttagtagcgatagcaagtgatttatttgctccgattgtttttctattagcttttcgagccttgaggagttgtctgcgtttggtgggttggagacactgttttggggaaggttcctttggctgttcgggttattttggatgccttgtactgcttgggcataggaggttgaggtggagatgaaattggtaggactgggtgtttggttggttgagggggttggggtagtcgtgaatttcggcgggctgggtgtttggttggatacctcttttgctctgagcttagggtacctgttcgtgtatagtgttttatatgctgggcagcctttgtagttggcagggtggtccccttggcagtggatgcatttcgctggggtttccggtgatttggcgcactggtcagtggagtgagagcctgcgcatttaacgcagcggaaggtatggttgcagtatttctgcgtatgaccgtacctttggcaccttttgcactgcactatttcttttttcacgagcggtggttcgatctttactatcgcgttcattaggcgactgacgctgtatatttccttattattcggtttttgtttaatgtctagaaagaataaggataacgggtctttcgagactctatgccttatgttacttacgttgatgacttcgtggccaagttttgagagttcgtattttagttcgtctgtgtctgctgagtggtgtatgtttcgtaggaccacccggaaaggcctttcctgtttgagttggtaggtgtggaagttggcgttcagggtcctgagtgtcttggtgagttttctgtaagcttctgggttcgtcggtagtattttcaccttgttgttgcttatcttaaggttatattcctccttgctgatatctctctctagggacttggtcattgtctgtatgtcaatgacgtcgtctacaaatattggtgggggaggggggattctctgtgaatgttggtttggtggcggtactacgatttccatggcgtcgtttgaggattccaatacggcgaacctgttgtgtgtgtttatttgcgttgctggttctattttccttttctttgtagtgttagcgtcgttagtgcggagagttctgctgcacttctgccacgggggggggggggggggtagcacggggtagctgcgagtctgctccggagagcctggtcgcggttgctgggccatcatcgagctagttaattcggaatgaacaactagtcgtgaggctgtgaggctagtattcgggttggggttaggtgcgtgggattttcttctccctagagggtaagggacacttagctgcgttctctttcgacggttgggcgacacgtgttgttttcgaactacgctgggcactagagacacgtctgcacgcttcggcactccacagcgaactaTTCAAGTAAGATATaactgaaaaaataaattcctaGGATTTGTAATGTAACGTGAAGTATCGAATGAGTTAATATGACAGGAACATACCTAATCGCGTAAGTCATACGATCCAGTCTAAGACACCTCATAATGCATAATCTTTGCAGAGcagttttatttttccaatcttGTGGGAAACTTTCTCGTTCCGGCGTATCTGATTCTACAAACTTCTTCCATCGTTTTGCAGCACCTTCTATgtctttttctaaattttgaaaatcCTCCATTTGGCTCAAATATTTAATCCCTCCCCAACCGACGTCTGTTAAAAAGTCTACAGGGCTTGTTAACTCGGGAATATATGGAAATCGTAGTAGGAAGTCAAGTTCTGATTGTGATATTTCCTTTGCTTCCATAAAAATCTGaaacaaatagaattattCGATGTGACGTTAGTCGCAAGAGAAATGCGATATGTAGTGTTGCAAGCTACCCTCGTATGATTTAGTTTATCCCAGGAAGATTTTTTTGGTAAACTTTGCACTTCTATGCAAAATTTTTCTAATCAATATACTACGTTATTTATCGCTATTTTaacgtttttttcttttcttgttaGAAGTATCTAACCGTTTGGTTTGTATTATTGAACTCGATTATAaggttaataataaattatgcaATTATACCAATTATAATTATCACATCTAATATAGTAGAGTAAAATAGTATATAGTATAGTAAATGAGATTCCATTCAATTGATAATGCAGTAAATAAAAAGATCATATTAACACCTATCCTATGGCACCAACCTGTTTGTCAAGTGCAGGCTAATTGTTCAGAAGACACGATTTTTTGGCCGATTCggcaattaaaaaaaaagatatttggtGGAACAAAGACCCTATTGATGTGATAAAACAATAGATTCGTTGAAAAgatatttcgatgaaatcaataaattagtaaataaattgataagatgataaaaacaatatggaatttttaatatccaccaaagtttatttaatttagattccatcaaatatatatttttaacgtatatatatttcattatatatatctatattcgATGTTCAGTAATTAGTATTAAGGATATGTTGCAATGTAGCTAATGGAAGATGGTtgttttatacaaattactaATACGAAGCGTATAAGTAATACAGTAATTACTAGGTATAAGATAGGAATAGTGACAAAACAAAACCAAGAAAAAGAAATCCCTTGGATCTGGCAACACGGATGGCGGGTTCCACAGATTGAGAACCGCTGatctaaattataaaatatttacctgAATGGTCATTTGACAAAGGAAGGTCAATTTATCGGCTTCAAATAATCCTCTGCTTGTATAAATGAAAACTAGATAAGTGATGCTATCCATTAAAAGAGCCACGCGCTTAGCCAAATCCTCCGAAGCTACTGCAAATCTAATTGCGTTTAGAAAGACAACGCTGAAAGCTTTCAAAGAAAACTGATAGAGCATATTGATCTTGTTCAAATCGtttaaaacgaaatataaGAGGCTGGCTCGAGCCGCAACAGGACGATAAATTTCTCGAGCCTCGTCTATCTTTACAGCAGTCACTCTAGCTTCAGctacttttatttctatttccgCAGCAGTTTTTTTCGTGGTTTCGAGATTGATCACGAGATCGACGTCGCTTAAAATGTCTGGCCCAGCAGTCGATAACCTTTGAAAAGAAACACAACATTATGTCATGATATTTACATTTGTAAACACACACCATAACTGTCATAAGACAAATTTTGAAAGTTGAGATATAAcagttaatatctttaattaaaagattttgATTACgagtgaaatattataaatattaaataatagttAATAGTTATTCGTAATCAcaacaattaaaaattgatactTTTTATTCACTTCATTTTTGGAGATTTCTTCCAGATCTATTAATAACTGGCTAccatttaaatgaaaattaaattttaatgacTTTTTTCCACAAAATGTTTAATATGCGGTACTTGATACTATGATGAAGGAAGGTCAGCAACCCCTATTCGATATACGTTAGACGacttggaaaaagaatatGTCCCATTTAAAGAAACCCATAGCGAATTAGACGAGACAGACTATGGGCAGACAATTAACCTAAAAGCAACATTTTATACCTGTAAAGAACGCGCTCGAGATATAATTAAACAGACAAAAATGCGGATAAGAGAGCCAACAGATAGTACGCTAATCTCACTGGGCACACCATATTCGGTTCCAGCCGACAATGAAATagcattattaaaaaatcagcTATGTACATGGACATCGTTGACCCAGTGATGAACAATGTCAAATTTTCTCACATTACAACGGGTCATGTTTGCTGTTTAACAACATATTTCTTTGGACTTTATCAGAAAATGTGTAATAATGAATAGTTAAATATGacttattttaaataaattttagtatgattatattaataactttttaacgaataacaAGCGATAgctaaaattttttaatggtCACTCAGAACGGTGACCTTGATAGCATATATGTATGAAGGTCAGAAT
It contains:
- the LOC126875011 gene encoding dynein beta chain, ciliary-like isoform X2, with the translated sequence MEDFQNLEKDIEGAAKRWKKFVESDTPERESFPQDWKNKTALQRLCIMRCLRLDRMTYAIRLMSASSAIYVQHTIIITCFGRNDSFSICLRVSLVSNHCPDCVRLPSTKIAS